Proteins from one methanogenic archaeon mixed culture ISO4-G1 genomic window:
- a CDS encoding Na+/H+ antiporter NhaD-like transporter: protein MDIRGFVKKEYLLMISAVLAILSLFLVPFETVLTYDYMRILRTICTLLFFLLIVAGLKECKALKKLAQLSVKRIRTSFLLCAVLIFLPFFYAMLFSNDVALLTFVPLAVAILKFADMRNAMAPVMILQTLAANVGSYLTPFGNPHNLYIFNMMDDYGFTLWEYESALIPIVVAGAAVILALMMVLPKRKLEIREIKPVELEHIKCIYVILALFILSVITVFGLIPFYITLVIVIIAFVIMMPQIFAKVDYSILLIFFFLFVFANGLTNMDDVHAVLSDLMSNDPMLTTVIVSQFTSNVPSTILLQPFTDNWAAVLVGADIGGFGTPMASMASVITLKFYMEEEDQSVRRYLGIFLVFNIIMLAALIPTYYLFG from the coding sequence ATGGACATCCGCGGATTCGTGAAGAAGGAATACCTTCTGATGATATCCGCGGTGCTCGCGATCCTATCCCTTTTCCTGGTGCCGTTCGAGACGGTGCTGACCTACGATTACATGAGGATACTGAGGACGATCTGCACACTCCTGTTCTTCCTGCTGATCGTAGCGGGGCTCAAGGAATGCAAAGCACTGAAGAAACTGGCACAGTTGTCAGTCAAGAGGATAAGGACGAGCTTCCTGCTATGCGCCGTCCTGATCTTCCTTCCCTTCTTCTACGCCATGCTCTTCTCCAACGACGTTGCCCTTCTGACATTCGTGCCCCTTGCTGTCGCGATACTGAAGTTCGCCGACATGAGGAATGCCATGGCGCCGGTCATGATCCTTCAGACCCTGGCGGCCAATGTCGGCAGCTACCTCACGCCCTTCGGGAATCCGCACAACCTGTACATCTTCAACATGATGGACGACTACGGCTTCACCCTGTGGGAGTACGAATCCGCATTGATCCCGATAGTCGTCGCAGGTGCGGCCGTGATCCTCGCGTTGATGATGGTCCTGCCCAAGAGGAAGCTGGAGATACGCGAGATCAAACCGGTGGAGCTGGAGCACATCAAGTGTATCTATGTTATACTGGCACTGTTCATCCTGTCCGTGATTACGGTCTTCGGGCTCATACCGTTCTACATAACATTGGTGATAGTCATCATAGCGTTCGTCATCATGATGCCCCAGATATTCGCCAAGGTGGATTACAGCATCCTGCTGATCTTCTTCTTCCTGTTCGTGTTCGCGAACGGCCTGACCAACATGGATGACGTGCATGCGGTCCTGTCGGACCTGATGTCAAACGACCCGATGCTCACAACCGTCATAGTATCGCAGTTCACCAGCAACGTGCCGTCGACCATCCTGCTCCAGCCGTTCACCGATAACTGGGCGGCTGTTTTAGTCGGAGCGGACATAGGAGGATTCGGAACCCCCATGGCATCCATGGCCAGCGTCATCACGCTGAAGTTCTACATGGAGGAAGAGGATCAGTCCGTGAGAAGATACCTTGGGATCTTCCTGGTGTTCAATATCATCATGCTGGCGGCACTGATCCCCACGTACTACCTGTTCGGATGA
- a CDS encoding YqaJ-like viral recombinase domain-containing protein: protein MAFDGRASIVEIDDEEKTVIFDIYRFKKITGTKVGPILGMSEFSTPFKVACELAGLYPGDKANKYIDAGNILEPVLRDYLSERPSLLRDALQIPEGSKVGVEEPVAKEQCGYDHFHNNKVFGGLVDGYIQVDGIRDTILEIKTSHDMEKWKDDEGGYSNVPMSYMLQASLYAELSNLDRIVFLVGFLEEPDYDRPRQWVPTPENTKVVVKPKLEMSGYMKQCEDWYNEYIKGGYTPEWTDKDEDVLKYLRAYKPKR, encoded by the coding sequence ATGGCATTCGACGGAAGGGCGAGCATCGTAGAGATCGACGACGAGGAGAAGACCGTCATCTTCGACATTTACAGGTTCAAGAAGATCACCGGCACCAAGGTCGGACCGATCCTCGGGATGAGCGAGTTCTCCACGCCTTTCAAGGTTGCATGCGAGCTCGCCGGACTGTATCCCGGAGACAAGGCCAACAAGTACATCGACGCCGGCAACATCCTGGAACCGGTCCTGAGGGATTACCTTTCGGAGAGGCCCTCTCTGCTCAGGGACGCGTTGCAGATCCCGGAGGGGAGCAAGGTCGGGGTCGAGGAACCAGTCGCGAAGGAGCAGTGCGGATACGACCATTTCCATAACAACAAGGTCTTCGGCGGACTCGTGGACGGCTACATCCAAGTCGACGGCATTAGGGACACCATCCTGGAGATAAAGACTTCCCATGACATGGAGAAGTGGAAGGATGACGAGGGCGGTTATTCCAACGTCCCGATGTCCTACATGCTGCAGGCCTCCCTCTACGCCGAGCTGTCCAATCTGGACAGGATCGTGTTCCTCGTCGGATTCCTGGAGGAGCCTGATTACGACCGCCCCCGCCAGTGGGTCCCCACGCCGGAGAACACGAAGGTCGTCGTGAAGCCCAAGCTGGAGATGTCCGGCTACATGAAGCAGTGCGAGGACTGGTACAACGAGTACATCAAGGGCGGGTACACCCCGGAGTGGACCGACAAGGACGAGGATGTGCTGAAGTACCTCAGGGCCTACAAGCCCAAGAGATGA